Proteins co-encoded in one uncultured Draconibacterium sp. genomic window:
- a CDS encoding aldolase catalytic domain-containing protein, which produces MYKADIKVMDCTVRDGGLMNKWQFSDDFVRGVYKSCVEAGVDYMEIGYKSSESAFSRDEVGPWKFCDDKDLRRVVGDNDTNLKLSAMADIGRIAPEDIPPANESLIDMMRVACYCHQVDKAIWLAEHCMDKGYEVTINLMAVSKVNEADLDEALADLAKSRVPIIYVVDSFGSLYCESIEKLVKKYATALPEKELGIHAHNNMQLAMSNTVTSLMNGVTMLDATLLGMGRGAGNCPIEILIAFLKNPKYRLLPLLEAIQTHVKPWQEKIDWGYHIPYLITGALNEHPRSAMQWMDSDKKDDFVSFMKEMHDYELLE; this is translated from the coding sequence ATGTATAAAGCAGACATAAAAGTAATGGACTGTACAGTTCGCGACGGCGGGCTGATGAACAAATGGCAATTTAGCGACGATTTTGTTCGGGGCGTTTATAAAAGCTGTGTTGAAGCAGGTGTTGATTACATGGAAATCGGTTACAAGAGTAGCGAATCGGCTTTTTCGAGAGACGAAGTTGGTCCGTGGAAATTTTGCGATGACAAAGATTTGCGTCGTGTTGTTGGCGATAACGATACTAACCTGAAACTTTCGGCAATGGCCGATATTGGCCGTATTGCTCCGGAAGATATTCCGCCGGCAAACGAAAGCCTGATTGACATGATGCGTGTGGCCTGTTATTGCCATCAGGTAGATAAAGCTATTTGGCTGGCCGAACACTGTATGGATAAAGGCTACGAAGTTACCATTAACCTGATGGCCGTTTCGAAAGTAAACGAAGCAGATTTGGATGAAGCATTGGCTGACCTTGCAAAATCACGCGTACCTATTATTTATGTTGTAGACAGTTTTGGAAGCTTGTATTGCGAAAGTATTGAGAAACTGGTAAAAAAATATGCAACCGCCTTGCCCGAGAAAGAGTTGGGAATTCATGCACACAACAACATGCAACTGGCCATGTCTAACACTGTAACTTCGCTGATGAACGGTGTTACCATGCTTGATGCCACTTTACTGGGAATGGGCCGTGGTGCCGGAAACTGCCCCATCGAAATTCTCATCGCATTCCTGAAAAATCCGAAATACAGGTTGCTTCCATTGCTCGAAGCCATTCAAACACATGTAAAACCATGGCAGGAGAAAATTGACTGGGGGTACCACATCCCATATTTAATTACCGGAGCACTGAATGAGCACCCGCGCAGCGCGATGCAATGGATGGATTCGGACAAAAAAGATGACTTTGTTTCGTTTATGAAAGAAATGCACGATTACGAACTTTTGGAATAG
- a CDS encoding chorismate mutase encodes MGFKHPEDCHSLEELRNEIDKIDEHIILLFAERHKYVEAVVRFKNDKNAVIAQERKDAVIQQRRDWAESKGLNADVFEQIYTLLVESNINHEMNLLKIKNSK; translated from the coding sequence ATGGGGTTTAAACATCCGGAAGATTGTCATTCTCTTGAAGAACTAAGAAATGAGATTGACAAAATTGATGAACATATCATTTTGCTTTTTGCCGAGCGGCATAAATACGTCGAAGCCGTTGTTCGCTTTAAAAACGATAAAAACGCTGTTATTGCACAGGAAAGAAAAGATGCAGTAATTCAGCAGCGCAGAGATTGGGCAGAATCGAAAGGATTAAATGCCGATGTTTTTGAGCAGATATACACGCTTTTGGTGGAGAGCAACATTAATCACGAAATGAATTTATTAAAAATTAAAAACAGCAAATAA
- the thrS gene encoding threonine--tRNA ligase yields the protein MIKITLPDNSVREFAEPVSGLEIAKSISNRLAKDVLSISVDGEVWDLSRKIDHDANIKLFTWDDREGKETFWHSSAHLMAEAIETFYPGTQFGIGPTVDTGFYYDIDLPEGKVLSEKDLQKIEQKMLELARQKNDIVRSDISKEDALSMFAEKNDELKQELISELEDGTITLYNQGNFTDLCRGPHLPNTSYIKAIKLTAIAGAYWRGDEKNKMLTRVYGVTFPKAKMLTEYLEMVEEAKKRDHRKIGKEMQLFTFSEAVGQGLPLWLPKGAQLREQLENFLKKVQKKYGYEQVLTPHIGDVKLYKTSGHYEKYGKDSFQPITTPAEGEEYLLKPMNCPHHCEIYKAWPRSYKDLPIRMAEFGTVYRYEMSGELHGLTRVRGFTQDDAHLFCRPDQVKDEFKKVIDIIFIIFKALSFENYTAQISLRDPNKPEKYIGSPENWDKAEQAIIEACEEKGLNTVTELGEAAFYGPKLDFMIKDALGRSWQLGTVQVDYNLPERFELEYIGADDNRHRPVMIHRAPFGSMERFVAVLIEHTAGKFPLWLTPDQVVVLPISEKYNDYAKKVSNFLNISDIRTVVDDRNEKIGRKIRDNELKRIPYLLIVGEKEAESDSVAVRRQGEGDKGTMTLEEFAEFINKEVRDQLSGLYN from the coding sequence ATGATAAAAATTACACTTCCTGACAACAGCGTACGTGAGTTTGCGGAGCCTGTTAGCGGTTTAGAGATTGCAAAATCGATCTCGAACCGTTTGGCAAAGGATGTGCTGTCGATTTCGGTTGATGGCGAAGTTTGGGATTTATCGCGGAAAATTGACCACGATGCCAACATTAAACTGTTCACGTGGGACGACAGAGAAGGAAAAGAGACATTCTGGCACTCATCGGCACACTTAATGGCTGAGGCAATTGAAACTTTTTATCCGGGTACCCAATTTGGTATCGGCCCAACTGTTGATACAGGATTTTACTACGATATCGATCTTCCTGAAGGGAAAGTGCTTTCGGAAAAAGACCTGCAAAAAATTGAGCAAAAAATGCTTGAGTTGGCACGTCAGAAAAACGATATTGTTCGTTCTGATATTTCGAAAGAAGACGCTTTGTCTATGTTTGCCGAAAAGAATGACGAACTGAAGCAGGAGCTAATCAGCGAACTGGAAGACGGAACCATAACCTTGTACAATCAGGGAAATTTTACTGATTTATGCCGTGGGCCACACTTGCCCAACACCAGCTATATTAAAGCCATTAAATTAACGGCTATTGCAGGTGCATACTGGCGTGGCGACGAAAAAAATAAAATGCTTACCCGTGTTTACGGTGTTACTTTTCCAAAAGCCAAAATGCTTACCGAATACCTCGAAATGGTTGAGGAAGCTAAAAAACGCGATCACCGAAAAATTGGTAAGGAAATGCAATTATTTACCTTTTCAGAGGCAGTGGGACAAGGATTACCGTTGTGGTTGCCAAAAGGAGCACAGCTGCGTGAACAGCTGGAGAATTTCCTGAAAAAAGTTCAAAAGAAATACGGTTACGAGCAGGTATTGACACCGCATATTGGCGATGTGAAGTTGTACAAAACTTCAGGTCATTATGAGAAATACGGAAAGGATTCGTTTCAGCCAATCACTACTCCTGCAGAAGGAGAGGAGTACCTGCTGAAACCGATGAACTGCCCGCACCACTGCGAGATTTACAAAGCCTGGCCGCGTTCGTATAAAGATCTGCCAATTCGAATGGCAGAATTCGGAACGGTATACCGCTACGAAATGAGTGGTGAGTTGCATGGGTTGACACGTGTGCGTGGCTTTACTCAGGACGACGCACATCTTTTCTGCCGTCCCGATCAGGTAAAAGATGAATTCAAGAAAGTAATCGATATTATTTTCATCATTTTCAAAGCTTTGAGTTTCGAAAATTATACTGCGCAGATTTCGTTGCGCGACCCGAATAAACCTGAAAAGTATATCGGATCGCCTGAAAACTGGGATAAAGCAGAGCAGGCCATTATAGAAGCTTGCGAAGAAAAAGGTTTAAATACGGTTACAGAACTAGGTGAAGCTGCATTTTACGGCCCGAAACTCGATTTTATGATTAAGGATGCATTGGGACGTAGCTGGCAGTTGGGAACTGTTCAGGTAGATTATAACCTGCCCGAGCGTTTTGAGTTGGAATATATAGGAGCGGATGATAACCGTCATCGTCCGGTAATGATCCACCGTGCACCATTTGGGTCGATGGAACGTTTTGTGGCCGTGTTAATTGAGCACACTGCAGGTAAGTTCCCGTTATGGCTTACGCCAGATCAAGTGGTAGTATTACCTATTAGCGAAAAGTATAACGATTATGCTAAAAAAGTTTCAAATTTTCTAAATATTTCCGATATTCGCACCGTCGTTGATGATCGTAACGAAAAGATTGGTAGGAAGATACGAGACAACGAATTAAAACGAATTCCTTATCTGCTGATTGTTGGCGAAAAAGAAGCAGAATCTGACTCTGTTGCTGTACGCCGCCAAGGCGAAGGCGACAAAGGAACAATGACACTAGAGGAGTTCGCTGAATTTATTAATAAAGAAGTAAGAGATCAATTATCAGGATTGTATAACTAA
- the infC gene encoding translation initiation factor IF-3, which yields MKRRGPRRKFQPRREQEPQHRINHKIRVPQIRLVGDNIENPGVYPLRDALKIADEMELDLVEISPKADPPVCKIIDYSKFLYQQKKKQKEMKAKTTKVVVKEIRFGPQTDEHDFQFKLKHAEKFLQDGAKVKAFVFFKGRSILFKDQGEILLLRLATELEEWGTVEQLPKLEGKRMTMFISPKKK from the coding sequence ATTAAAAGAAGAGGTCCGAGAAGAAAATTCCAGCCGCGAAGAGAGCAGGAACCACAACACCGGATTAACCACAAGATCAGGGTCCCACAAATACGTTTAGTGGGCGACAATATTGAAAATCCAGGAGTTTATCCATTACGCGACGCATTGAAAATTGCCGACGAAATGGAATTGGATTTGGTAGAAATTTCACCAAAAGCTGATCCTCCGGTTTGTAAAATTATTGATTACTCGAAGTTTCTTTATCAGCAGAAAAAGAAACAAAAGGAGATGAAAGCAAAAACCACAAAAGTTGTGGTAAAAGAAATACGTTTCGGTCCGCAAACTGATGAGCATGACTTCCAGTTTAAACTGAAACATGCTGAAAAATTCCTTCAGGACGGAGCAAAAGTTAAAGCGTTTGTATTCTTTAAAGGACGTTCGATCTTGTTTAAAGACCAGGGCGAAATTCTATTGCTTAGACTGGCAACAGAATTAGAAGAATGGGGAACCGTTGAGCAATTGCCAAAACTTGAAGGAAAGCGAATGACAATGTTTATTTCACCTAAAAAGAAATAG
- the rpmI gene encoding 50S ribosomal protein L35, producing MPKMKTNSGAKKRFRLTGSGKIKRKHAYKSHILTKKSTKRKRNLTYWTTIDKTNESNVKLLLCMK from the coding sequence ATGCCAAAAATGAAAACGAACTCCGGTGCTAAAAAACGTTTTAGATTAACCGGAAGTGGTAAAATTAAAAGAAAGCACGCCTACAAAAGTCATATTTTGACTAAAAAAAGTACAAAGCGTAAGCGTAATTTGACTTATTGGACAACAATCGATAAGACAAACGAAAGCAACGTAAAACTTTTGTTGTGCATGAAGTAA
- the rplT gene encoding 50S ribosomal protein L20, producing the protein MPRSVNHVASRARRKKLLKKTRGYFGSRSNVWTVAKNTWEKGQQFAYRDRKAKKRTFRALWIQRINAATRLEGMSYSQFMGLLKKNDIEINRKVLADLAMNQPEAFKAIVEKVK; encoded by the coding sequence ATGCCAAGAAGTGTAAATCATGTAGCATCACGCGCCCGAAGAAAAAAATTACTGAAAAAAACTAGAGGTTATTTCGGTTCGCGTAGTAACGTTTGGACGGTTGCAAAAAATACCTGGGAAAAAGGTCAACAGTTTGCATACCGCGATAGAAAAGCGAAAAAAAGAACATTCCGTGCATTGTGGATTCAGCGTATTAACGCTGCAACACGATTGGAAGGAATGTCGTATTCACAATTCATGGGATTGTTGAAAAAGAACGACATTGAAATTAACAGGAAAGTTTTAGCTGATTTGGCTATGAACCAACCTGAGGCGTTCAAAGCAATCGTAGAAAAAGTAAAATAA
- a CDS encoding response regulator transcription factor: MDKIKVLLVEDELTLSMIIKETLEEKGEFVIFTAGNGDIGLQKYHNLHPDVIVADVMMPVMDGFEMIRQIRETNPNIPVLFLTARSTVEDVVEGFTIGGNDYLKKPFGMNELIIRIKALMNRAYQKTQHATSKHFKIGSYTFDSVSQSLFFAGEKAILSHRESELLKRLCDNKNQILHTKNILLDLWGDDDYFTTRSLHVFITKLRQKLAKDPNVCIMNVRGIGYKLIVENN; encoded by the coding sequence ATGGATAAAATAAAAGTACTGTTAGTTGAAGATGAGCTAACATTATCGATGATAATCAAAGAAACGCTCGAAGAAAAGGGGGAATTTGTTATATTCACAGCAGGCAACGGAGACATTGGATTGCAAAAGTATCATAACCTACATCCCGATGTCATAGTGGCCGACGTGATGATGCCTGTTATGGATGGGTTTGAAATGATCCGACAAATTCGAGAAACCAATCCTAACATTCCCGTATTATTCTTAACCGCCCGCTCTACGGTGGAAGACGTTGTAGAGGGTTTTACAATTGGAGGCAACGATTATCTGAAAAAGCCATTTGGAATGAATGAGCTCATTATCCGCATAAAAGCATTAATGAATAGGGCCTATCAAAAAACGCAGCATGCCACATCAAAACATTTTAAAATTGGTAGTTATACTTTTGATTCGGTATCTCAAAGCCTATTTTTTGCAGGGGAAAAAGCAATCCTTTCTCATCGCGAGTCCGAGTTATTAAAGCGATTATGCGATAATAAAAATCAAATCCTGCACACCAAAAACATTTTACTGGACCTTTGGGGCGACGATGACTATTTTACAACACGTAGTTTGCATGTATTCATCACAAAACTGCGCCAAAAATTAGCAAAAGATCCGAATGTTTGCATAATGAATGTTAGAGGGATTGGTTATAAATTGATTGTTGAGAATAATTAG
- a CDS encoding HAMP domain-containing sensor histidine kinase — MKFSLRTIAVLITLVMLGVFLYQLYWLNGLYETTSKQFDKDVYNAMDIADQYELTIRSELLEQDTAINRSLAMNVGMRADSTGRDVYYSYDKNGQDTINESETQEAGFNDYGEKVQTTENLAAYIKKTMHYGDDQYIPININVFDSILNIQLKEANINQAYQVFVVQTSNDSICFSANNNQSFLIKNARQFDYYYDFNGSHSYRLYIKNPTGFLLKQMVGLFLTSVVIFIFLVVTFFYLIRTIRKLQTEEELKTNFTNNMTHELKTPIAVSYAAIDALLVADQPTSKERRNKYLNIAKEQMEQLTSLVEQILSMSRKSNNNVELKIEKIDLAQLVSGLAEKLILVADKKVDIETHFEVETIKADKLHLSNMLNNLIENGIKYSENEVQIKVSSHSKGNNVVLLVEDNGIGIDSKYQDRLFNKFYRVPTGNRHNVKGFGLGLFYVKEMIEKHGGNVTVESRPEKGSVFSLKIPQ, encoded by the coding sequence ATGAAATTCTCATTACGAACTATTGCAGTCCTTATTACATTAGTAATGCTTGGCGTATTTCTTTATCAACTTTACTGGCTAAACGGCCTGTACGAAACTACCTCGAAACAATTCGATAAAGATGTCTACAATGCCATGGATATTGCCGATCAGTATGAACTGACCATTCGCTCCGAGCTTCTTGAACAGGATACAGCCATCAACCGGTCGCTGGCGATGAATGTTGGTATGAGAGCCGATTCTACTGGTCGGGATGTATATTACTCATACGATAAGAACGGGCAAGACACAATCAATGAATCAGAAACACAAGAGGCTGGTTTCAATGATTATGGAGAAAAAGTACAAACAACAGAGAATTTGGCTGCATATATCAAAAAAACAATGCATTACGGAGACGATCAGTACATTCCAATTAACATTAATGTTTTTGATAGCATTTTAAATATTCAGCTTAAAGAAGCAAATATAAACCAGGCTTATCAGGTTTTCGTTGTTCAAACGTCGAATGATTCCATTTGTTTTTCCGCGAATAACAATCAATCCTTTTTGATTAAAAATGCCCGGCAATTCGACTATTACTACGACTTCAACGGATCTCACTCCTATCGTTTGTACATAAAAAATCCTACCGGATTTCTCTTAAAACAAATGGTCGGTTTATTCCTTACATCAGTAGTCATCTTCATTTTTCTGGTGGTTACCTTCTTCTATTTAATACGCACCATACGAAAACTGCAAACTGAAGAAGAGCTTAAAACCAATTTTACGAACAACATGACACACGAATTAAAAACCCCCATTGCGGTGTCGTATGCGGCTATCGACGCTCTGTTGGTAGCGGATCAGCCAACAAGTAAAGAACGGCGAAACAAATACCTGAACATTGCCAAAGAACAGATGGAACAGTTAACTAGCCTGGTTGAACAAATCTTGTCAATGTCGCGCAAAAGCAATAACAATGTTGAACTGAAGATTGAAAAAATCGACCTTGCTCAACTAGTCTCCGGTTTAGCTGAGAAGTTAATTCTTGTGGCTGATAAAAAAGTAGATATTGAAACCCATTTCGAAGTAGAAACAATAAAAGCCGACAAGCTACATTTGAGCAATATGCTAAATAATTTAATCGAAAATGGTATTAAATACTCGGAGAATGAGGTCCAGATAAAAGTATCGTCGCATTCAAAAGGTAACAATGTGGTTCTTTTAGTTGAGGACAATGGTATTGGTATTGATTCAAAATACCAGGATCGGCTCTTTAACAAATTTTACCGCGTACCTACCGGAAACCGCCATAATGTAAAAGGATTTGGGCTGGGCTTGTTTTATGTAAAAGAAATGATTGAAAAACATGGCGGAAATGTCACTGTTGAAAGTCGACCTGAAAAAGGATCGGTTTTTTCACTCAAAATTCCACAGTAA
- a CDS encoding outer membrane beta-barrel protein translates to MKTINNTLLKAFLVLFLGIISHTLWAQMYSISGQLVDEHDSIVPAASIILTNQKDSSFVEGTISNMDGHFILNKVKDGNYLLHIQHLLYEKKDIAVTNLNTDLILGSIILSEKENELNEISVKAIRPVVKMENNTLSYDATAVSEKFVRDNAYEVLGDVPGINLREGGIQLVGAAKLNVAINGKPTTLSIDQVLNMLKAMPNTNVEKVEVMYAPPAKYNVKGALINIILTKAEKNQLNGSVNAGVRQRRNTGALGGLNLQYAKDKWDANILYSYDYDHISQKDIFEINHTYKDTLYLIEQNMQIPNKIKAHLLQLSTAYRIDSAQTLSFSYSGNFTNDNSSPNKTYTTFSSVKGVSTELDTSFSESTETLHNLKLDYDLANKLTVGADYTYYNSPSENAYISVIDDELMEYETTSEQTVNKWMLYANHSFSLWNSDFSYGANYSYSGNRNHYSYYDLNNDSLKIDEAQSSKNEYNEAAASGFLSFAKQLNPHWSLDFTLKGEFDRMQKESGNTKTDVWNTFYWYPSFNASFIPGNEYKHIFQLALESFTNYPSYWEISPATWYSNQYMLVKGNPELKPSQTYTSNFTYIFKQKYVMMLSYKYENEMMTQIPFASSESFNTITRFENIDFDKELTAAFVLPFNIGQYINVNPTAIYLHQHLKNSGSEEQAFDRTSDLFVFQCNTAISLWKKQGLKGTISGHYYGRGIQGIYDFEPSYLVDCGISCNMLKNKAVLSLKANDIFNSSIPKLNINNNNQKSHYNLDQDTRMFTLNFRYNFGKEIKNKKIDVDDSRFKRM, encoded by the coding sequence ATGAAAACAATTAATAACACTTTACTAAAAGCATTTTTGGTTCTCTTTTTAGGTATTATTAGCCATACTCTTTGGGCGCAAATGTATTCAATATCAGGTCAGTTGGTTGATGAACATGATTCCATCGTTCCGGCAGCTTCAATTATTCTTACCAATCAGAAAGATTCTTCGTTTGTAGAAGGAACAATCTCAAACATGGATGGCCATTTTATTTTAAACAAAGTTAAAGACGGAAACTATTTATTACATATTCAACATTTACTTTACGAAAAGAAGGATATTGCAGTAACCAACCTTAATACCGATTTAATACTTGGCAGCATTATACTTTCAGAAAAAGAAAACGAGTTGAATGAAATTAGTGTGAAAGCAATCCGCCCCGTGGTAAAAATGGAAAACAACACCTTATCTTATGACGCAACGGCAGTAAGTGAGAAATTTGTACGCGACAATGCTTACGAGGTATTGGGAGATGTGCCTGGGATAAACCTTCGCGAAGGAGGAATACAACTTGTTGGGGCTGCAAAGTTAAATGTTGCCATTAACGGAAAACCAACAACATTGAGTATCGATCAGGTGCTAAACATGTTAAAGGCAATGCCCAATACAAATGTTGAAAAAGTGGAAGTTATGTACGCTCCGCCTGCAAAATACAACGTAAAAGGAGCTTTAATCAATATTATTTTAACCAAAGCTGAAAAGAATCAATTGAACGGATCTGTTAATGCAGGAGTTCGTCAGCGCCGTAATACCGGGGCTTTAGGAGGTTTAAATCTTCAGTATGCAAAAGATAAATGGGATGCTAATATACTGTATTCGTATGATTATGACCACATCAGCCAGAAAGATATTTTTGAGATTAATCATACTTATAAAGACACCTTGTATTTGATTGAACAAAATATGCAAATACCAAATAAGATAAAAGCACATCTGTTACAATTAAGTACAGCTTATAGAATTGATTCAGCACAAACATTATCGTTTAGTTATTCGGGTAATTTTACGAATGACAATAGTTCGCCAAACAAAACATATACTACTTTTTCATCGGTAAAAGGCGTTTCTACAGAACTGGACACCAGCTTTTCCGAATCGACAGAAACCTTGCATAATCTTAAACTCGACTATGATTTGGCCAATAAGTTAACTGTCGGAGCAGATTATACCTATTACAATAGTCCTTCGGAAAATGCGTATATAAGTGTTATCGACGACGAATTAATGGAGTATGAAACAACATCGGAGCAAACAGTAAATAAATGGATGCTGTACGCCAATCATTCTTTCAGTTTATGGAATTCAGACTTTTCCTATGGTGCAAATTATTCGTACAGCGGAAATAGAAACCATTATAGTTACTACGATTTAAACAACGATAGTTTGAAAATAGATGAAGCGCAATCTTCAAAAAATGAATACAATGAAGCGGCTGCATCTGGTTTCCTTTCATTTGCAAAACAATTAAATCCGCACTGGTCGCTCGATTTTACATTGAAAGGGGAGTTTGATCGTATGCAGAAAGAATCTGGAAACACAAAAACCGATGTTTGGAATACTTTCTACTGGTATCCGAGTTTTAATGCTTCGTTTATACCTGGTAACGAGTATAAGCACATTTTTCAATTGGCACTTGAATCGTTTACAAATTACCCTTCGTACTGGGAAATTAGCCCGGCGACATGGTATTCCAATCAATATATGCTTGTTAAAGGAAATCCTGAATTGAAACCGTCGCAAACCTATACTTCGAATTTTACTTACATTTTTAAGCAGAAATATGTAATGATGCTTTCGTATAAGTACGAAAATGAAATGATGACCCAAATCCCATTTGCTTCAAGTGAAAGTTTCAATACGATTACGCGCTTCGAAAATATTGATTTTGATAAAGAACTGACAGCTGCATTTGTATTGCCATTTAATATTGGCCAGTATATCAATGTAAATCCAACTGCTATTTATTTGCATCAACACTTAAAAAACAGTGGTTCGGAAGAACAAGCTTTCGATCGAACTTCTGATTTGTTTGTTTTTCAGTGCAATACCGCCATATCGTTGTGGAAAAAACAAGGTTTGAAGGGCACCATTTCCGGCCACTATTACGGGCGTGGCATACAGGGGATTTACGACTTTGAACCTTCTTATCTGGTTGATTGCGGAATTTCGTGCAACATGCTAAAAAATAAAGCAGTATTATCGCTCAAAGCAAACGACATTTTCAACTCAAGTATTCCCAAACTTAATATCAATAACAACAATCAAAAGAGTCACTACAACCTGGATCAGGACACCAGAATGTTTACATTAAATTTCAGATACAATTTTGGAAAAGAAATTAAAAACAAGAAGATAGATGTTGATGATAGTCGTTTTAAACGAATGTAG
- a CDS encoding DUF2891 domain-containing protein yields the protein MKLQFSLLFLFMTSLLSAQSSKLAFDEKKAEYLYHFAYECIDQEYPNKTGHVLANDSYLQPPRVMHPAFYGCFDWHSSVHGHWTLVKILTEFPNFKYRNEIIKKLKNNITEENILQEVAYFDDEHNTTYERTYGWAWLLKLDEALREWDDPVALELQANLSPLVDLLSDKFGEFLDKLIYPIRIGEHSNIAFGMSFAYDWAKKYDTALAIQIERKAKEYYLTDCDCPLSWEPGGFDFLSPCLQEASIMLKVLPEKKFKQWLKTFLPKFDKHPEKFLYIAKVTDRSDGKLAHLDGLNFSRAWCLYEMGYALNNQQLIDFADAHFNYSYEKMDSGEYAGAHWLASFATYALIKSHNQ from the coding sequence ATGAAATTACAATTTTCACTACTATTTTTATTTATGACCAGTCTGCTTTCAGCGCAATCATCAAAACTTGCCTTCGACGAAAAGAAAGCCGAATATCTCTATCATTTTGCTTACGAATGTATCGATCAGGAATATCCGAATAAAACCGGGCATGTTTTGGCCAACGACAGTTATCTGCAACCTCCACGTGTTATGCACCCCGCTTTTTATGGCTGTTTCGACTGGCATTCGTCGGTGCACGGACATTGGACTTTAGTAAAAATATTAACTGAATTCCCGAATTTTAAGTACCGTAACGAGATCATTAAAAAGTTAAAGAACAATATTACCGAAGAAAACATATTGCAGGAAGTTGCGTATTTCGACGATGAACACAACACCACTTACGAACGCACTTATGGCTGGGCCTGGTTGTTAAAACTCGACGAAGCTTTGCGCGAATGGGATGACCCGGTTGCACTGGAATTGCAGGCGAACCTTTCCCCGCTGGTTGACCTGCTATCGGATAAGTTTGGCGAATTTCTGGACAAACTGATTTACCCCATACGAATTGGCGAACACAGCAACATTGCATTCGGAATGTCGTTTGCATACGACTGGGCAAAAAAATACGATACTGCGCTTGCCATTCAAATTGAAAGAAAAGCAAAGGAGTATTACTTAACCGATTGTGATTGCCCGCTTTCCTGGGAACCCGGCGGTTTCGATTTCCTTTCGCCGTGCCTGCAGGAAGCTTCGATAATGTTAAAAGTATTACCCGAGAAAAAGTTTAAACAGTGGCTAAAAACGTTTCTTCCAAAGTTTGACAAACATCCTGAAAAGTTTCTCTATATTGCAAAAGTCACCGACCGCAGCGATGGCAAGCTCGCCCACCTCGACGGCTTAAACTTTAGCCGTGCCTGGTGCTTATACGAAATGGGGTATGCGTTGAATAACCAGCAATTGATTGATTTTGCCGATGCCCATTTCAACTACAGCTACGAAAAAATGGATTCAGGCGAGTATGCAGGAGCCCACTGGCTGGCATCGTTTGCTACCTACGCATTAATAAAAAGCCACAATCAATAA
- a CDS encoding DUF1801 domain-containing protein: MVSARTVEEYILNTTSRQDILMILHDLLISTELSETIKWGTPCYTINEKNVIGLGVFKGHVAIWFFQGALLKDEAKVLFNAQNDETKALRKWRFVTADDIDAERIIAYANEAIANEKQNKRVKINRNKKLIIPPELEEAFSQDNYLKLSFQEFLPGKQREFANYIANAKQAKTKETRLQKIIPMINNRIGLNDKYRNC; encoded by the coding sequence ATGGTAAGTGCCAGAACAGTTGAAGAATATATTTTGAACACCACATCGCGACAGGATATTTTAATGATTTTACACGATTTGCTAATATCGACAGAACTGTCGGAAACCATAAAATGGGGTACTCCGTGTTATACTATTAATGAAAAAAATGTGATCGGGCTCGGGGTTTTTAAAGGGCACGTGGCTATTTGGTTCTTTCAGGGGGCATTGTTAAAAGACGAAGCAAAAGTTCTTTTTAATGCACAAAACGATGAAACCAAAGCATTGCGGAAGTGGCGCTTTGTAACGGCCGACGATATTGATGCGGAAAGAATTATAGCTTATGCAAACGAAGCAATCGCCAATGAAAAGCAAAATAAAAGAGTAAAAATCAACCGAAATAAAAAGCTAATAATTCCACCCGAGTTGGAAGAAGCCTTTAGTCAGGATAATTATTTAAAACTTTCATTTCAGGAATTTTTGCCGGGCAAACAACGCGAATTTGCTAATTATATCGCCAATGCAAAACAAGCGAAAACCAAAGAAACAAGATTGCAAAAAATCATCCCGATGATTAATAATAGAATCGGCTTAAACGATAAATACCGTAATTGTTAA